The nucleotide window ttttcactTCCCAGGGCGACATACTATTTGCTTGTCCGGTTGGCTTAATTGGTTCGGCGGAGTAgctcgtttgtttgtttcctttttcgggGGGTGCACCTTGCCGGGGAGAATTCCAATAAGGTGAGCCCCCCTCACTGACACTGCCCAATCGGTTTCACTTCTCTCATCTCATCTcatcttctctttttttttttttttttttttttttctctttgacGGCGCTGCAATCCCGAGTGCGTCACTATGTGGGTCTCCCTTTCCCCTTCGACGTTTCCACCGCGCAGGACTTGTGTTCTTAAATTTTGTTGCCTAGGAGAGTAACGGATGGTTAAGTTGGGAGCAACGTGGTTgatcttttccttttttccttttttttttgaaacccTTCATTTGAGGGGAAGGTACTCTCCCGTTGTGTTCCTCCCCGCCAGTTGGAGCGCACAGGGGGCTACACAGCTGTGCGTGCAGCTGGACCGCTAAACAGGTTTGCAGTTGGCAGCTGGGTTCCTAACTGCGTAGCTGCTCAACCGATTTGCAGCTTTACCGCTTTGCCGCCCGAGCGAAGATGTCCCTGCTGAAGGACTCCGAGCTGGAGGAAGTGCACAGGAAGATAATCGACGGGACGATCGAGAAGTGCGGCCAGTTCTACAATACACGGATTTTGGAAGCCATAAAAATCAGGTGGCTGAAGATCTACGAGCGGAAGCTGCAGGCTACGGAGAAGGGGCCTGACCAGCCGGGCGCGCCGCAGCAGGGGGGCGCGCCCAACGTTGCCGGTGAGTGCgcagcggcaaagcggcgcTGCTATGTAGCTGTGTAGCCGCCACACTGCTATGCTCCGTGCCGCGCGTGTACTCTCCACTTCCccacccccctgcgcagACGACTTTGAGGACGACGAGTTTGAAGACGCCGAagtggaggagaaggaaataGCCGAGTTGGAGCAGCACCTCCAGGATGACGAGGCGGGTGGGTCTCCCGCGAGCTGCCCTTCAGCCGCTACACAGTTGTGCAAGCGCAAGCGCAAGCGCCCATTTGGGAAGccacccatttgtgcaagTGCCCATTTGCGCATTTCACTGTGGGGGGAACAGTCCCCCTTTGAGAGGAGACCACCTGCTGACCCCCATTcgaccgcttcccccctcagaCGAACTGAACGAGCTGGACGACATCTCCATAAGCGACCTGAGCGACGTGGACCCCCCGACGTCCAACGTCATCGTCGGCATTTGCGACAAAGTGAGTTCTgccagagggggggaaagaaaaagaaaaaaaaaaaaaaaaaaaaacatgtgtGCAGATGTGCGGCATTGTATGCTTGTTTGCAACCGTGCCGTTGGGATGATTCACCCGGGTGGAGTTCCCCCAGCTGGATaactcttcttctttttctcctttttttttcttttttttccctccctgcAGATAACGAAGCCGTGTGGACGCAGAAACGCAAGTAGCAATTGGAAGATAAAGCTCAAGGGGGGACTGATGAAGGTTTGTTGCTGCCTTTGCGCGTGCCTTTCATGAGAGCGACTTCCCCTCGAGGGTGGTCCTGGCGCGAGTAGCGTTCGCAGATTTAGCGGCGTGCGCGGAGAGACCCACTCACCGCCCCCTTTTAAACCCTCACCCCTTCGGCAGGTGGACGGCAAGGAGATGTTCTTCCGCAGTTTGCAGGGCGATCTGGAGTTTTAGCGGCGCGCCCGGCGTGGAAAGGGGAAGCAGTCTTCCAAGCTGGTgagaatttgtttttttattatttccaCTTCTACCACGCCAGTGCGATTACACCTCGCTGGAGGTTCACCCTAGTGGGACCCTTTGTTCGCGGCAGACCGgtttgctccccctccccgaTGGCGACGTCCCCTCGGCGCGCCCGGCTAATGGCCAAGGCTACCAAATCTATATGGTTCGCTCAGATGAGGCGTGCGTAGTTAAGCGGCCCCTGCTCAGCTACGTCCAACCTACGCAGTTAAGCGGCCCCTGCTCAGCTACGCTCAACCCACACTGTTGCGTGGCACTCGcgtgtttttccctcccccctgccCGAGCAGCATCGTAGGCGGCGGCGTCGACTCCCTCTGTCTGGCCCTTTACCTCTCCAAAAATAAACACCACATCAAACTGCTAAACGTGAAGAGGAAGTGCAGCCTCCTTGACAGCCATTACTCGAAGAAGAACGTGTGCGAAGTGGGGAGGCACTATGCCTTCCCCCTGAGTGGGTcctcttctcattttggGGAACTGCTTCGGTGGGTGACTGCGGAGGATGAAGGTGGGTCTCCACCCCGATGAGGGAAGTCGCGTCGACGTCACTGCTACTCACGAGTGCTAACCGCGTCGATGTAGCTGCTTCCCACGAGTGCCAACCGCGTCGATGTAGCTGCTACTCACGAGTGCTAACCGCGTCGGTGCcactgctgctcctcctcttcccccccccctgcacagTCATCCGGAGCAACCCGTACGCAAGCAACCTCTCCTACTTGGACGAATGCGGGCGAACCTACCGAGTGAATAAATTTATCTTCAGAATTTTGTTCTGCCTTTTGAAGGACCACCTCTTCGGAGCgtctatccctaaccctaagGAGGAGCGGATGAGCTCTTTTATAAGGAGACGCTTCGACGCTAACTTGCTCGAAAGTGTTATTAGCCCATACTGCCTCCACTACTTTGGGTACTCCCCCCGGGATGTGTTGATGCGGTAGGTGTGCCGCTTCGACGGTTGCTTCGTCAGCAGGAGTGCGTGTCTCGCCCGATTGGCCTACTCTCCATTTGGCACTTCCCCCATTTAgcgcttcccccatttggcgctccccccccgcagctcCCACTTCCCCGAATTTATGGACCgcctggaggaggagaagtccCTCGTCAAGGCCCTGCGCGCAACCGCCAAGAAAGGTAGCTCCTCCATCTtcgcccaaaaaaaaaagagcgtaAAGTTCGCTAAAGGGAACGTCACCTTGTTGAGGTAAGCAGGGCCATCACCCGGTGGGCACCTCCACACGTCGTGCTGGTCAGCTGTGATTGAGGGGCAACTCCAGGTGTTGTATCCTTCGCCAGAGTGCCCCCCACAGGCATACACACGCACTTAGTTTTGCCGCCCGGGTGGAACAACATCCGTTTTTCACCGCTCATATTTCACCGCTCATCTTTTGCTGCTCATCTTTTGTTGCTCTCCTCCCTCCGTAGCAAACTTCGGGACCACCTCGAACTATGCAGCAACGTCGAAGTGCTAACTCGGAGGGGCGACGTACAAATTAGGTGCACGCGCCGCGGGGTGAAGGTAGGCCCCTTTGACTGTCGCGTCTGCGTTGGTTCGTCCGCTCTCTGCAGAGAGGCCACTACATGGGTCGTTCCAAAGGAGTGTGTAAACACACCGCCTCctcttttctttcccctgcTTCCTCACCACCTCAGGTGCGCCTCGGGAGGAAGTCCATCAAATGTGAACAGATCATCTTCTGTTTGAGTCCACCCGAACTGAAGGGCCTTCTGCGGAAGGTGATCTTcgaggggaagcaaatggaCGCCCTCGTGAAAGAAGACACACTCGTGAAAAAGTACCTGTCGAAATTCCGCTCCCACGCGGTTAGAATTTCCAACGTTTGCTTTGCCAAAAATGTGTTGCCCCTCTCGCACTCGCTGGTAAGTTGGATGAGCACCCATGGTGGTGAGGGAGAGATATAGAGACCGCACTAATGCATGTCGTTTCCTTCACCTTCATGTGTTGCACCCTTCACCTGGAtgtgccgcttccccacgCGCAGGAATCCCTCCTCTTGTTCAAACGGAACAAACAGAACAAGCTGATCTCTCTGTTGTACGACGGCAACATATTCCCTCCCCAGTGTGATGGGCCTAGTGGAGTCGAGGACCACCCGGGGGAACCCTCGCCGGAGGGGGGCCTTTACGAGACGAGGTAACTACATTGGCTGcatcccccatttgtgtgtgccTGGCGATTAGCAGGGGCGATCTGTGCGTAGTGCACGTGGTGCGTATGTAGTACGTATGCAGTGCGTGTATGCTACCTATTCGCCGCTTACCCTCCGCTTACTCACCGCTTACCCGGCGCAGCCTGCGATTCATGAGCAGAGAAACGGATGAACGCAAATCGGTGGAGGAAATAGATCGTTTCCTTCGAGGCGTCCTCGGTGTGCAGGAGAAGCCCGACTTGgtaacaaagaaaaaataaggagAAGCCTCTCTACACATGCGCTTTGGGTTTGGAAGTGgctatcctttttttttttttttgcaacgtCGCAGTGTTGCGCCGTTCCTTCCTTAGATGCTTCGCTGATCGCTTCGCTGACTGCTTCACTCATTGCTTTTCCCACCACCTCGCAGCTCGTCAGCCACGTCCACCACGTCTTCCCCTTCGATGCGCGTGCCGACCAGGCGTACAAAAAGATAATTCGCAGAAAGTGCCCACGGGTACGGCTCTTCTGGACATTCTACTTTTTCAGAAGCTTCGAGTTCTGCCTGCAGGAGGCGAAGCGGTTTGGCGAAGCGGTTTAGCGGCACGGATTAGCGGCGCGGTGTAGTGATGCTGCGTAACGAAGCTGCGTTgcgaagcagaagaagagtCCCCGCGTGTGTACCTACCGTGGTGCCATTCCTTTCGcgtgtagtttttttttctttccttctttctctattttttccacGCGAGTGGCACACGTGTTAGCCCTTTCCTACAccagtttttccccctgcttGTTAGTGGATGCGGTCCACTGCGTtgtctccttttcctttattaatttttttttttttttttttcttctctgcACGAAATGTCGCCCATGTTGGAGAAAAACCACCTGAACAGCCTGAACGGttaaggtattttttttttttttttttttttttttccttcaccctCAAATGGCTAGCTTCTCAGCGGAGATGCTCATCTTCCCCAGTGGGAACCCCTTACCAGTTAAAgctacataatttttacagtTGTGTAAAATGGGCGATCGGTTAATCGATCAATCGGTCAGTCGCCAACTAGGGCGCGCTACTCCCCATCGCCCTCTCATTAAAGGAGAATAATAGCGCCATAAACCCCAGGTGACCATGCGGCCCTCGAGCGCTGCATGGATTTGCCTGCTGCTGCGCATCGCGAATTACACATGTTACTCCTACCACGTCGGTAGGAGTGACCTGTACGTAGGCAGGGCCCCCCGCCGAATGACCAAGCTGAGCTACGAAAATGGAAAGCCGCACATCGATGCCGGCGTCGTGAATTACTTCAAGCAGATTCGGGAAGAATTCCCCTTCTTCAAGAGGGAGAACTGCCCCGCGTACTTCGACAGCGCGGCCACCACGCAGAAGCCGGCCTGCGTCATAGGGGTGAGTTGCCCAATCGCACAGTTGCACCGCTTCGtctcaccgcttcgccacaccgcttcgcctcaccgcttcgcctcaccgcttcgcctcaccgcttcgccacaCCGCTTCGCCTCCCCGCAGAAACTGACCCAATTCTACTCCAGCGAGAACGCCAACGTCCACCGAGGGATTTACAAAATGAGTCTGGACGCGACGAGGAGCTACGAGCAAGTGAGGAAGACGATAAAGAACTTCATCAACTGCGAGCGGGAGGATGAAATCATATTCACGAGCGGCACGACGCACGGGCTGAACCTCATCTGCAGCATGTTGATGGAGAGAGTGATCAAAAGAAGGCAAGACGAAATACACCTGACCTACCTGGAGCATCACTCCAATATAGTTCCCTGGCAAGAACaagtgaagaggaaaaaaaaaggaaaaatcaaatACATCCCGCTGAAGAGTACCGGCTACATTCACATCAAGAGGTTACGAAAAAGGATCAACAGAAACACCAAAGTGGTTTCCATAAGTCACGTATCCAACGTGTTAGGGAACATTCAAAAGTTAACTGCAATTATAAAGGcagtga belongs to Plasmodium vivax chromosome 3, whole genome shotgun sequence and includes:
- a CDS encoding hypothetical protein, conserved (encoded by transcript PVX_000605A), whose translation is MSLLKDSELEEVHRKIIDGTIEKCGQFYNTRILEAIKIRWLKIYERKLQATEKGPDQPGAPQQGGAPNVADDFEDDEFEDAEVEEKEIAELEQHLQDDEADELNELDDISISDLSDVDPPTSNVIVGICDKITKPCGRRNASSNWKIKLKGGLMKVDGKEMFFRSLQGDLDIVGGGVDSLCLALYLSKNKHHIKLLNVKRKCSLLDSHYSKKNVCEVGRHYAFPLSGSSSHFGELLRWVTAEDEVIRSNPYASNLSYLDECGRTYRVNKFIFRILFCLLKDHLFGASIPNPKEERMSSFIRRRFDANLLESVISPYCLHYFGYSPRDVLMRSHFPEFMDRLEEEKSLVKALRATAKKGSSSIFAQKKKSVKFAKGNVTLLSKLRDHLELCSNVEVRLGRKSIKCEQIIFCLSPPELKGLLRKVIFEGKQMDALVKEDTLVKKYLSKFRSHAVRISNVCFAKNVLPLSHSLESLLLFKRNKQNKLISLLYDGNIFPPQCDGPSGVEDHPGEPSPEGGLYETSLRFMSRETDERKSVEEIDRFLRGVLGVQEKPDLLVSHVHHVFPFDARADQAYKKIIRRKCPRVRLFWTFYFFRSFEFCLQEAKRFGEAV